One genomic window of Channa argus isolate prfri chromosome 5, Channa argus male v1.0, whole genome shotgun sequence includes the following:
- the tmcc2 gene encoding transmembrane and coiled-coil domains protein 2 isoform X1, whose translation MLDKSEVATLGLPSTTSHGGSDSNISADGAGAASGVTAGGAEGSGAGEPQRTRVALEHLQQKILKVTEQIRVEQEARDDNVAEYLKLAHNADKQQASRIKQVFEKKNQKSAQTIAHLHKKLEHYHKKLKEIEQNGPARQPKDVLRDMQQGLKDVGANVRAGISGFGGGVVEGVKGGVSALTHTAVVSKPREFASLIRNKFGSADNIAHLKDTLEDGVGGHSEDTPTPRALSGSATLVSSPKYGSDDECSSATSGSGAGSNSGGAGGGCGMLGPTMGSPRMDGHHHHHHHMHSSWDSLLEGLQEIKASQAHMEDAIEDMKGQLHSDYSYMTQCLQEERYRYERLEEQLNDLTELHQNEMTNLKQELASMEEKVAYQSYERARDIQEAVESCLTRITKLELQQQQQQVVQLEGVENANARALLGKLINVILALMAVLLVFVSTLANFITPLMKTRARVAATILLTLLLFVLWKQWDFVELWLLPS comes from the exons ATG CTGGACAAGAGCGAGGTGGCAACTCTAGGCCTACCCTCCACCACCAGCCATGGAGGCTCTGACAGCAACATCAGTGCCGATGGAGCAGGGGCTGCATCTGGGGTCACGGCAGGGGGTGCTGAGGGTTCGGGGGCAGGCGAGCCACAGCGCACACGTGTTGCACTGGAACACCTGCAGCAGAAGATCCTGAAGGTCACAGAGCAGATCCGCGTGGAGCAAGAGGCCCGCGATGACAACGTTGCAGAGTACCTGAAGTTGGCCCACAATGCAGATAAACAGCAGGCGTCAAGGATCAAGCAGGTGTTTGAGAAGAAGAATCAGAAATCAGCACAGACCATCGCACACTTGCACAAGAAACTAGAGCACTATCACAAGAAGCTAAAAGAGATAGAACAA AATGGACCAGCCCGGCAGCCTAAAGATGTCCTGCGGGACATGCAGCAGGGATTAAAAGATGTGGGGGCCAATGTTCGCGCTGGGATAAGTGGTTTTGGCGGTGGAGTGGTTGAAGGGGTGAAAGGTGGTGTATCTGCCCTCACTCACACAGCTGTGGTGTCCAAACCAAGAGAGTTTGCCAGTCTTATCAGGAACAAGTTTGGCAGTGCAGATAACATTGCTCACTTAAAGGACACGCTCGAGGATGGAGTCGGGGGCCACTCTGAAGACACCCCAACACCTCGTGCATTGAGTGGAAGTGCCACTCTGGTGTCCAGTCCCAAGTACGGCAGCGATGACGAGTGTTCCAGTGCCACATCCGGCTCTGGTGCAGGCAGTAATTCTGGTGGGGCAGGGGGAGGATGTGGGATGCTAGGGCCAACAATGGGGAGTCCCAGAATGGACgggcaccaccaccaccaccatcacatGCACAGCTCTTGGGACTCTCTACTTGAGGGGCTGCAGGAAATTAAAGCCAGCCAGGCACACATGGAGGATGCTATTGAAGACATGAAGGGTCAGCTGCATAGTGACTACTCCTACATGACACAGTGCCTGCAAGAAGAGAGATACAG GTATGAGCGACTTGAAGAGCAGTTGAATGATTTAACAGAGTTGCACCAGAATGAAATGACCAACCTTAAACAGGAGCTTGCCAGCATGGAGGAAAAGGTGGCGTACCAGTCGTATGAAAGAGCGAGGGACATTCAG GAGGCCGTAGAGTCGTGCCTTACCCGCATCACCaagctggagctgcagcagcaacagcagcaggttgTACAGTTGGAGGGAGTGGAGAACGCCAACGCTCGAGCTCTGCTGGGTAAACTCATTAATGTCATCCTGGCGCTCATGGCTGTACTGCTGGTCTTCGTCTCCACTTTAGCCAACTTTATCACCCCGCTGATGAAGACCCGAGCTCGGGTGGCCGCCACAATCCTGTTGACCTTGCTGCTGTTCGTCCTGTGGAAGCAGTGGGACTTTGTGGAGCTGTGGTTGCTGCCCAGCTGA
- the srsf3b gene encoding serine/arginine-rich splicing factor 3b, producing the protein MHRDCPLDCKVYVGNLGNNGNKTELERAFGYYGPLRSVWVARNPPGFAFVEFEDPRDATDAVRELDGRTLCGCRVRVELSTGEKRSRTRGAPPSWNRRPRDRDDYRRRSPPPRRRSPRRRSFSRSRSRSFSRDRKRERSLSRDRNHKPSRSFSRSRSRSRSNERR; encoded by the exons ATGCATCGTGACTGTCCACTTGACTGCAAGGTCTATGTTGGAAACTTGGGCaacaatggaaacaaaacagagTTAGAAAGGGCATTTGGCTACTATGGACCTCTCCGCAGTGTTTGGGTCGCGAGGAATCCCCCAGGCTTTGCTTTTGTAGAATTTGAAGATCCCAGAGATGCAACTGATGCAGTACGTGAGCTCGATGGAAG AACACTGTGTGGTTGCCGGGTGCGGGTAGAGCTGTCCACTGGTGAGAAGCGCAGCCGTACTCGTGGTGCTCCTCCTTCGTGGAACCGGCGTCCTCGAGACAGAGATGACTACAGGCGTCGTAGCCCACCACCCAGGCGAAG ATCCCCTCGCAGGAGAAGCTTCAGCCGCAGTCGTAGCAG gtctttctccagggacaggaagagagagaggtcCCTCTCCCGGGACAGGAACCACAAACCTTCAAGATCTTTCTCTCGATCAAGGAG CCGCTCCAGGTCAAATGAGAGAAGATAA
- the cdkn1a gene encoding cyclin-dependent kinase inhibitor 1 isoform X2 — MATHGRILSVLKKGPARRNLFGPVDREQLQVEYQNALQKDLEEASQRWGFDFILDKPLESSDFQWEGISGTKVPLLYRSHVLYRGDAKGQRVAEATVNPTQGRAETSQSEKENVPHTPERCLLNLENLEKTPEKGENAGVKRKQTNLTDFYQAKRRVVWMPRKSGE, encoded by the exons ATGGCTACTCACGGTCGGATCCTGAGTGTCTTGAAGAAGGGCCCTGCTCGACGAAACCTGTTCGGTCCAGTCGACAGAGAGCAGCTGCAGGTGGAGTACCAGAATGCCCTGCAGAAAGACCTGGAGGAGGCTTCACAGCGCTGGGGCTTTGACTTCATCTTGGATAAACCTCTGGAGAGCAGCGATTTCCAGTGGGAGGGTATTTCAGGAACCAAGGTTCCCCTGCTATACAGATCACATGTGCTTTATAGGGGAGATGCAAAAGGTCAGAGGGTGGCAGAGGCAACAGTTAACCCTACGCAAGGAAGGGCTGAGACATCACAGAGTGAGAAGGAGAATGTCCCACATACACCAGAAAGGTGTTTGCTCAACCTGGAGAACCTGGAGAAAACACcagagaaaggagagaatgCAGGAGTGAAGAGGAAGCAGACAAATCTGACAG ATTTCTATCAGGCTAAAAGAAGAGTAGTTTGGATGCCACGCAAATCTGGAGAGTGA
- the tmcc2 gene encoding transmembrane and coiled-coil domains protein 2 isoform X2 has protein sequence MQQGLKDVGANVRAGISGFGGGVVEGVKGGVSALTHTAVVSKPREFASLIRNKFGSADNIAHLKDTLEDGVGGHSEDTPTPRALSGSATLVSSPKYGSDDECSSATSGSGAGSNSGGAGGGCGMLGPTMGSPRMDGHHHHHHHMHSSWDSLLEGLQEIKASQAHMEDAIEDMKGQLHSDYSYMTQCLQEERYRYERLEEQLNDLTELHQNEMTNLKQELASMEEKVAYQSYERARDIQEAVESCLTRITKLELQQQQQQVVQLEGVENANARALLGKLINVILALMAVLLVFVSTLANFITPLMKTRARVAATILLTLLLFVLWKQWDFVELWLLPS, from the exons ATGCAGCAGGGATTAAAAGATGTGGGGGCCAATGTTCGCGCTGGGATAAGTGGTTTTGGCGGTGGAGTGGTTGAAGGGGTGAAAGGTGGTGTATCTGCCCTCACTCACACAGCTGTGGTGTCCAAACCAAGAGAGTTTGCCAGTCTTATCAGGAACAAGTTTGGCAGTGCAGATAACATTGCTCACTTAAAGGACACGCTCGAGGATGGAGTCGGGGGCCACTCTGAAGACACCCCAACACCTCGTGCATTGAGTGGAAGTGCCACTCTGGTGTCCAGTCCCAAGTACGGCAGCGATGACGAGTGTTCCAGTGCCACATCCGGCTCTGGTGCAGGCAGTAATTCTGGTGGGGCAGGGGGAGGATGTGGGATGCTAGGGCCAACAATGGGGAGTCCCAGAATGGACgggcaccaccaccaccaccatcacatGCACAGCTCTTGGGACTCTCTACTTGAGGGGCTGCAGGAAATTAAAGCCAGCCAGGCACACATGGAGGATGCTATTGAAGACATGAAGGGTCAGCTGCATAGTGACTACTCCTACATGACACAGTGCCTGCAAGAAGAGAGATACAG GTATGAGCGACTTGAAGAGCAGTTGAATGATTTAACAGAGTTGCACCAGAATGAAATGACCAACCTTAAACAGGAGCTTGCCAGCATGGAGGAAAAGGTGGCGTACCAGTCGTATGAAAGAGCGAGGGACATTCAG GAGGCCGTAGAGTCGTGCCTTACCCGCATCACCaagctggagctgcagcagcaacagcagcaggttgTACAGTTGGAGGGAGTGGAGAACGCCAACGCTCGAGCTCTGCTGGGTAAACTCATTAATGTCATCCTGGCGCTCATGGCTGTACTGCTGGTCTTCGTCTCCACTTTAGCCAACTTTATCACCCCGCTGATGAAGACCCGAGCTCGGGTGGCCGCCACAATCCTGTTGACCTTGCTGCTGTTCGTCCTGTGGAAGCAGTGGGACTTTGTGGAGCTGTGGTTGCTGCCCAGCTGA
- the cdkn1a gene encoding cyclin-dependent kinase inhibitor 1 isoform X1 — MSRTMATHGRILSVLKKGPARRNLFGPVDREQLQVEYQNALQKDLEEASQRWGFDFILDKPLESSDFQWEGISGTKVPLLYRSHVLYRGDAKGQRVAEATVNPTQGRAETSQSEKENVPHTPERCLLNLENLEKTPEKGENAGVKRKQTNLTDFYQAKRRVVWMPRKSGE, encoded by the exons ATG AGTAGAACGATGGCTACTCACGGTCGGATCCTGAGTGTCTTGAAGAAGGGCCCTGCTCGACGAAACCTGTTCGGTCCAGTCGACAGAGAGCAGCTGCAGGTGGAGTACCAGAATGCCCTGCAGAAAGACCTGGAGGAGGCTTCACAGCGCTGGGGCTTTGACTTCATCTTGGATAAACCTCTGGAGAGCAGCGATTTCCAGTGGGAGGGTATTTCAGGAACCAAGGTTCCCCTGCTATACAGATCACATGTGCTTTATAGGGGAGATGCAAAAGGTCAGAGGGTGGCAGAGGCAACAGTTAACCCTACGCAAGGAAGGGCTGAGACATCACAGAGTGAGAAGGAGAATGTCCCACATACACCAGAAAGGTGTTTGCTCAACCTGGAGAACCTGGAGAAAACACcagagaaaggagagaatgCAGGAGTGAAGAGGAAGCAGACAAATCTGACAG ATTTCTATCAGGCTAAAAGAAGAGTAGTTTGGATGCCACGCAAATCTGGAGAGTGA